The proteins below come from a single Argentina anserina chromosome 1, drPotAnse1.1, whole genome shotgun sequence genomic window:
- the LOC126785178 gene encoding uncharacterized protein LOC126785178: MLRRSLLQISSRRTVRRIQTPHIPRYLKKDFSIAAQNNPPAAPGGGPKKSGGSKAVVLGLAICGGAGLAYYFDPDRNRKVAPEPEVVVSVKEDVQAEETVPRVEEESSKVRFGSAEVTEEKSEVHLEEDVVKLEGLGGSGGEGEGEGEAKVEDQGVVSGGAEEKDLGDVLGNVSVGMSSEDNVGDKSGEEDRVEVKKEEVETVSVVSVTDKQDDLVEALASQPDDKAQDPIANVEEPPSSLLSAYNLKDDADGDSETNTSTQGINEYNTLSKEKEAFVNAIEGLDDANISKDGKIVLDFLEAIHAAEKRQAELDNRVYSEEKRALKEKYERKLKDAGIREMMLAEEAAMLEKELKRERAKAVAALKSLQEKLEEKYKTELEQKENEAELKVKIVEDLAKAELAAKIASEKASQIEKMTEANLHINALCVAFYARSEEARQTHSAHKLALGALALEDALSKGLPIQTEIEALSTYLDVIDKNSIVDLVLSSLPEETLKSGTDTILQLNQKFDALKGPVRHYSLLPPGGGGILAHSLAGIASWLKVKEVDQSGDGIESVINKVECYLAGGKLAEAAEALEEGVKGTQAAEIVGDWVKRVRNRAITEQALSVLESYATCISVT; this comes from the exons ATGCTGCGAAG GTCGCTTCTCCAAATTTCGTCGCGTCGCACCGTTCGGAGGATCCAAACTCCG CACATTCCTAGGTATTTGAAGAAGGATTTCTCCATCGCGGCTCAGAATAATCCGCCGGCGGCTCCGGGAGGCGGTCCGAAGAAGTCCGGCGGGTCGAAGGCTGTTGTGTTAGGTCTTGCTATTTGCGGAGGGGCGGGATTAGCTTACTATTTCGATCCTGACCGGAATAGGAAGGTGGCTCCGGAGCCGGAAGTTGTGGTGAGTGTGAAGGAGGATGTTCAGGCGGAGGAGACCGTGCCGCGTGTGGAGGAGGAGAGTAGCAAAGTGAGGTTTGGTTCTGCTGAGGTTACTGAGGAGAAGAGTGAGGTGCATTTGGAGGAGGATGTTGTAAAATTAGAAGGTTTGGGTGGGAGTGGAGGTGAGGGCGAGGGCGAGGGCGAGGCGAAGGTGGAAGATCAAGGTGTGGTCAGTGGTGGTGCTGAAGAGAAGGATTTGGGGGACGTTTTGGGAAATGTGAGTGTTGGAATGTCGTCGGAAGACAATGTAGGTGATAAAAGTGGTGAGGAAGACCGCGTTGAGGTGAAGAAAGAGGAGGTGGAAACTGTGTCGGTGGTTTCCGTGACTGATAAGCAAGATGATTTGGTTGAAGCGTTGGCATCTCAGCCGGACGACAAGGCACAG GATCCAATAGCTAATGTTGAAGAACCACCAAGTTCTTTACTCAGTGCATATAATCTGAAGGACGACGCTGATGGAGACAGTGAGACTAATACTAGTACACAGGGAATTAATGAGTACAACACGCTttctaaagaaaaagag GCTTTTGTTAATGCTATTGAAGGGTTGGATGATGCAAACATATCCAAAGATGGAAAGATAGTTCTTGACTTCTTGGAAGCAATTCATGCTGCTGAGAAAAGGCAAGCTGAGTTAGATAATCGTGTTTATTCTGAAGAAAAGAGAGCACTAAAG GAGAAGTATGAAAGAAAACTGAAGGATGCTGGCATTAGGGAAATGATGCTTGCAGAAGAGGCAGCAATGCTGGAAAAG GAATTAAAGCGAGAAAGAGCAAAAGCTGTTGCTGCACTCAAGTCACTTCAGGAAAAACTTGAAGAGAAATATAAGACGGAACTTGAGCAGAAG gAAAATGAAGCAGAACTGAAGGTGAAAATTGTTGAGGACTTGGCCAAAGCTGAACTGGCTGCCAAAATTGCAAGTGAGAAGGCATcccagattgagaaaatgacaGAAGCAAATCTTCAT ATAAATGCCTTATGTGTTGCATTCTATGCAAGATCTGAAGAAGCTCGTCAGACTCACTCTGCTCACAAGCTAGCATTG GGTGCACTTGCATTGGAAGATGCACTTTCCAAAGGGTTACCAATCCAGACAGAAATAGAGGCTTTGAGCACTTATCTTGACGTCATAGATAAAAATTCAATAGTGGATTTGGTCCTTTCATCACTGCCTGAGGAAACACTAAAGAGTGGCACAGATACCATATTGCAATTAAATCAGAAG TTTGATGCCTTAAAAGGGCCAGTACGACACTACAGCCTACTCCCTCCCGGTGGTGGTGGCATTTTGGCTCACTCTTTAGCAGGGATAGCATCCTGGTTAAAG GTGAAGGAAGTAGATCAATCTGGGGATGGGATTGAATCCGTCATCAATAAAGTGGAGTGCTACCTGGCTGGAGGAAAATTAGCCGAAGCAGCAGAGGCACTAGAAGAAGGTGTCAAGGGCACCCAAGCAGCAGAAATTGTGGGTGATTGGGTGAAACGCGTTAGAAATAGGGCTATCACCGAGCAAGCTCTATCAGTTCTCGAATCATATGCCACATGCATTAGCGTTACATAA
- the LOC126793811 gene encoding DNA-directed RNA polymerases II, IV and V subunit 8B-like encodes MLTFYFDDTFVIEKLDPDGKKFDKVSRIVARSEKRGALLHLDVNTEIYPMHEKDKFLMVLSPTLNYDGAPVTKESEVKQKSLVDKFEYIMHGLLYKMDHMGLESSDGGSKSPPLVEVYVSFGGLQMRLRADPTSCEKFKVDQNMFLLIRKLM; translated from the exons ATGCTGACATTCTACTTTGATGATACTTTTGTGATCGAGAAGCTGGACCCGGATGGTAAAAAGTTTGACAAAG TTTCTAGGATTGTGGCGCGGAGTGAGAAGCGTGGCGCTTTGCTGCACCTGGATGTGAATACGGAGATATACCCTATGCACGAGAAGGATAAGTTCTTGATGGTGCTGTCTCCTACGCTTAACTACGATGGAGCACCTGTTACGAAAGAGtcggag GTTAAACAAAAGTCTCTTGTGGACAAGTTTGAATATATTATGCATGGATTGCTGTATAAGATGGATCACATGGGATTAGAATCTTCGGATGGGGGCTCAAAGTCACCACCATTAGT GGAAGTATATGTTTCTTTTGGTGGGCTACAAATGAGGTTGAGAGCTGATCCCACCAGCTGTGAGAAGTTTAAGGTTGACCAGAACATGTTTTTGCTTATTAGGAAGCTGATGTAG